Proteins from a single region of Bdellovibrio svalbardensis:
- a CDS encoding KH domain-containing protein gives MDSLKDLVEFMAKSLVDKPEKVEVDEIPGQQTTLLALKVDKEDLGKVIGKQGKTAAAMRTIIRAAGTKLNKRYHLDIVE, from the coding sequence ATGGATAGCTTGAAAGACCTCGTTGAATTCATGGCAAAGTCACTTGTCGACAAGCCTGAAAAAGTTGAAGTGGATGAAATTCCAGGTCAACAAACCACTTTGCTTGCGCTTAAGGTTGATAAAGAAGACCTAGGCAAGGTAATTGGTAAACAAGGTAAAACTGCAGCAGCAATGAGAACAATCATTCGTGCGGCAGGAACAAAACTCAATAAACGTTATCACCTAGATATCGTTGAGTAG
- the rimM gene encoding ribosome maturation factor RimM (Essential for efficient processing of 16S rRNA), which translates to MKMIGKVREAHGLKGDLYVLIFSGDISWAKRLKKFSLQLKGSDESQEFTVERVKPFKKGIIVKAAEVADRTAAEALEHFEFSIEEDLLTSKPGETIYLSEIKNFKLKDPEQNILGEIVDFSSNGAQDLLVVDIKGKKVEVPFVDAFIKKIDFKHQSVVMDLPEGLLDIENA; encoded by the coding sequence ATGAAAATGATCGGTAAAGTTAGAGAAGCTCACGGACTTAAAGGTGACCTTTATGTTCTTATTTTTTCCGGAGACATCTCTTGGGCAAAACGCCTTAAAAAATTCTCTCTTCAACTTAAAGGCTCTGATGAGTCTCAAGAGTTTACTGTAGAGCGCGTAAAGCCTTTTAAAAAAGGTATTATCGTTAAAGCGGCTGAAGTGGCAGATCGTACAGCGGCTGAAGCTTTAGAGCATTTTGAGTTTTCTATTGAAGAAGATCTTTTGACCTCTAAACCAGGCGAAACGATCTATCTTTCTGAAATCAAAAACTTCAAATTAAAAGATCCAGAACAAAATATTCTTGGTGAAATCGTGGATTTCTCAAGCAATGGCGCTCAAGACCTTTTGGTTGTTGATATCAAAGGTAAAAAAGTTGAAGTGCCGTTCGTTGATGCTTTCATCAAAAAAATCGATTTCAAACATCAATCTGTAGTTATGGATCTTCCTGAAGGCTTGCTCGATATCGAGAACGCTTAA
- the trmD gene encoding tRNA (guanosine(37)-N1)-methyltransferase TrmD gives MLQIDVITLFPEMIENAASFGVLGQALKSDLLKVFSHTPREFAQDRHRTVDDRPFGGGDGMIMLAEPLEKTIQKVQHKNSKVIYMSPQGEVLSDMKARALAKEEHLVIICGRYGGIDQRIINNYVDEEISIGDYVLSGGELGALVVIDAVSRMVPGVLGHSESANQDSFSEGLLEQPNFTRPRQYLGAEVPEVLLGGNHKLMADWKKKVSALVTLVKRPDLFQAYLEEENLKYRSLKKKKTEAPLKELQKFWNNLSLQDRKVLGLEELSEEDFNG, from the coding sequence ATGCTACAAATTGATGTGATCACGCTTTTTCCTGAGATGATAGAGAACGCCGCCAGTTTCGGCGTTCTTGGTCAGGCCTTAAAAAGTGATCTCCTCAAAGTTTTCTCGCACACTCCTCGTGAATTTGCACAAGATCGCCATCGCACCGTCGATGATCGTCCTTTCGGAGGCGGCGACGGCATGATCATGCTCGCAGAGCCCCTCGAAAAAACCATTCAAAAAGTGCAACATAAGAATTCAAAGGTCATCTACATGTCTCCGCAGGGCGAAGTGTTGAGTGATATGAAAGCCCGGGCTTTGGCAAAAGAAGAGCATCTGGTGATTATCTGCGGCCGCTACGGCGGTATTGATCAGCGAATCATCAACAACTATGTCGATGAAGAGATCTCTATCGGCGACTATGTTTTGTCAGGTGGGGAGCTAGGGGCTTTGGTGGTGATTGACGCAGTTTCTCGTATGGTGCCAGGAGTGCTGGGGCATAGTGAAAGCGCAAATCAAGACAGCTTCTCTGAGGGGCTTTTGGAGCAACCGAATTTCACAAGGCCTCGTCAGTATTTAGGGGCGGAAGTTCCGGAAGTTCTTTTGGGCGGAAATCATAAGCTGATGGCGGACTGGAAGAAAAAGGTTTCGGCTTTGGTGACCCTGGTGAAGCGCCCTGATTTATTTCAAGCATACCTTGAAGAAGAAAACCTAAAATATCGTTCCCTGAAAAAGAAAAAAACAGAAGCCCCACTTAAGGAGCTTCAAAAATTTTGGAATAATTTATCTCTTCAAGATCGTAAAGTGTTGGGTCTGGAAGAGCTTAGCGAGGAAGATTTCAATGGCTGA